A window of Aliarcobacter trophiarum LMG 25534 contains these coding sequences:
- the rpoB gene encoding DNA-directed RNA polymerase subunit beta encodes MLNSLKSGNRLRIDFAKNPQKIEIPNLLQLQQTSYDTFLMIDQKDRSGAGIEKVFKAIFPIHDAQNRVTLDYLGSEVGKPRYDVRESMVRGLTYSIPLKINVRLTLWDLDEKTGEKIGVKDIKEQSLFIREIPLMTDRTSFIVNGVERVVVNQLHRSPGVIFKEDESNTTNNKLLYTGQIIPDRGSWLYFEYDAKDILYVRINKRRKVPITILFRALGYSKEDIVKLFYPVISIKIKNNKFLTEFNPDDFMGRIDYDIKDDKGNLVIQAGKRLTVRKAKALIEGGLKLIEYPLELLMDRHTASSIYDPQSGEVLFDALTNLDELKLKKLLDLGFETFDIANDLSSGADASIINAFKADAESLKLLKQTEQLDDENDLAAIRIYKVMRPGEPVTKEAAKEFIKKLFFDPERYDLTKVGRMKMNHKLGVNVPEYVTTLTYEDVIKTVQYLIKVKAGQGHIDDRDHLGNRRIRAIGELLANELHAGLIKMQKTIRDKMTTLSGTLEDIMPHDLINSKMITSTITEFFTSGQLSQFMDQTNPLSEVTHKRRLSALGEGGLVKERAGFEVRDVHPTHYGRICPVETPEGQNIGLINTLSTYSKVNELGFIEAPYKKVVDGIVTNEISYYTATQEEGLVIAPGSTKLDENGKIIEPLVEVRLNGEILLMDKNKVDLIDISSQMVMGVAASLIPFLEHNDANRALMGSNMMRQAVPLIKPTAPIVGTGLEKTVARDAWEAIKATRGGVVEKADSKNIYISGEDENGPFIDYYDVNKNVKTNNNTSFGQRVAIKAGDIIEKGQVIADGPSMDKGELAVGINAMVAFMPWNGYNYEDAIILSERLIKKDAFTSVHIYEKEIECRELKHGNEEITRDLPGVKEENLAHLDSSGIVKIGTHVTPGMILVGKVTPKGEIKPTPEERLLRAIFGDKAGHVINKSLYCPTSMEGTVVDVKVFTKKGYEKCERAKAEIELEKNELNQKHLDKLLMLDREEALKINNLLTKSKLEKELELDGKVFKKGDTLTLDTLLNVNRFAMKKVVSSYAKEIEKTYNDTKEYFIRQKAELRRDHEEKLNILEHDDILSSGVIKQVKVYIATKRKIKVGDKMAGRHGNKGIVSNIVPRVDMPYLEDGTTVDIILNPLGVPSRMNIGQIMEVHLGLVGRRLGKQIQHIYEAKKGEYIADLRAKMVEVAGVAKLMNAKSFVEKLTDDELLDYARDWSKGVKFATQIFDGVEAYDFEKLFEMAKIDSDGKSILYDGKTGERMKERVNVGYMYMLKLHHLVDEKVHARSTGPYSLVTQQPVGGKALFGGQRFGEMEVWALEAYGATNVLKEMLTTKSDDVEGRTRAYRAIANGENVPASGVPETFFVLTKELKALALDVEIFEEVENNE; translated from the coding sequence ATGTTAAACTCTTTAAAATCTGGTAATAGACTAAGAATAGATTTCGCAAAAAACCCACAAAAAATTGAAATTCCAAATTTATTACAACTGCAACAAACTTCGTATGATACTTTCTTGATGATTGATCAAAAAGATAGATCTGGTGCTGGTATAGAAAAAGTATTTAAAGCAATTTTTCCAATTCATGATGCTCAAAATAGGGTAACTCTTGATTATTTAGGAAGTGAAGTTGGAAAACCTAGATACGATGTTAGAGAATCAATGGTTAGAGGATTAACTTATTCAATACCTCTTAAAATAAATGTTAGACTTACTCTTTGGGATTTAGATGAAAAAACTGGAGAGAAAATAGGTGTTAAAGATATAAAAGAGCAATCTTTATTTATTAGAGAAATACCACTTATGACTGATAGAACATCATTTATTGTAAATGGTGTTGAAAGAGTTGTAGTAAACCAATTACATAGAAGTCCAGGTGTTATCTTTAAAGAAGATGAGTCAAATACTACAAATAATAAACTATTATATACTGGACAAATTATTCCAGATCGTGGTTCTTGGCTATATTTTGAGTATGATGCAAAAGATATTTTATATGTAAGAATTAATAAAAGAAGAAAAGTTCCTATTACAATTCTATTTAGAGCTTTAGGATACTCAAAAGAGGATATAGTTAAATTATTCTATCCAGTTATTAGTATCAAAATTAAAAACAATAAGTTTTTAACAGAGTTCAATCCTGATGACTTTATGGGAAGAATTGACTATGATATAAAAGATGACAAAGGAAATTTAGTTATTCAAGCTGGTAAGAGATTAACTGTAAGAAAAGCTAAAGCTTTAATTGAAGGTGGTCTTAAACTTATAGAGTATCCACTTGAACTTTTAATGGATAGACATACAGCTAGTTCAATCTATGACCCACAATCTGGGGAAGTTTTATTTGATGCTTTAACAAATCTTGATGAATTAAAACTTAAAAAACTTTTGGATTTAGGATTTGAAACATTCGATATTGCAAATGATTTATCAAGTGGAGCAGATGCTTCAATTATTAATGCATTTAAAGCAGATGCTGAGAGTTTAAAATTATTAAAACAGACAGAGCAATTAGATGATGAAAATGATTTAGCTGCAATTAGAATTTATAAAGTAATGCGTCCTGGTGAACCTGTAACAAAAGAGGCTGCAAAAGAGTTTATTAAAAAACTATTCTTTGATCCTGAAAGATACGACCTAACAAAAGTTGGAAGAATGAAGATGAACCATAAGTTAGGAGTTAATGTTCCTGAATATGTTACAACTTTAACTTATGAAGATGTTATTAAAACAGTTCAGTATTTAATAAAAGTTAAAGCAGGGCAAGGTCATATTGATGATAGAGATCATCTAGGAAATAGAAGAATTAGAGCTATTGGTGAGTTACTTGCAAATGAGCTTCATGCTGGACTTATTAAGATGCAAAAAACTATCAGAGACAAAATGACTACACTTTCTGGTACGCTTGAAGATATCATGCCTCATGATTTAATTAATTCAAAGATGATTACTTCAACAATTACAGAGTTCTTTACAAGTGGACAACTTTCACAGTTTATGGACCAAACAAATCCATTATCTGAAGTTACACATAAAAGAAGATTATCAGCTTTAGGAGAAGGTGGTCTTGTTAAGGAAAGAGCTGGATTTGAAGTAAGAGATGTTCACCCAACTCACTATGGAAGAATCTGTCCTGTTGAAACTCCAGAGGGGCAAAACATCGGTCTTATAAACACTCTTTCAACTTATTCAAAAGTAAATGAGCTAGGATTTATTGAAGCTCCTTATAAAAAAGTTGTTGATGGTATTGTTACAAATGAGATCTCATATTATACAGCAACTCAAGAGGAAGGTCTTGTAATCGCTCCTGGAAGTACAAAACTTGATGAAAATGGGAAAATCATTGAACCGCTTGTTGAAGTAAGATTAAATGGAGAAATCCTTTTAATGGATAAAAACAAGGTTGATTTAATAGATATTTCATCTCAAATGGTTATGGGAGTTGCTGCTTCTCTTATTCCTTTCTTAGAACATAACGATGCAAATAGAGCATTAATGGGTTCAAATATGATGAGACAAGCTGTTCCATTGATTAAACCAACAGCACCAATTGTTGGAACTGGTTTAGAAAAAACAGTTGCACGTGATGCTTGGGAAGCTATAAAAGCCACTAGAGGTGGAGTAGTAGAAAAAGCTGATTCAAAAAATATTTATATTAGTGGTGAAGATGAAAATGGACCATTTATTGACTATTACGATGTAAACAAAAATGTAAAAACAAACAATAATACATCTTTTGGACAAAGAGTAGCTATAAAAGCTGGTGATATCATAGAAAAAGGACAAGTAATTGCAGATGGTCCATCTATGGATAAAGGTGAACTTGCGGTTGGAATTAATGCTATGGTTGCATTTATGCCATGGAATGGATACAACTATGAAGATGCTATTATCTTAAGTGAAAGACTTATAAAAAAAGATGCATTTACATCTGTACACATTTATGAAAAAGAGATTGAATGTAGAGAGTTAAAACATGGTAATGAAGAGATAACTAGAGATTTACCTGGGGTTAAAGAGGAAAATTTAGCTCATCTTGATAGCTCTGGAATTGTAAAAATTGGTACACATGTAACTCCTGGAATGATTTTGGTTGGAAAAGTAACTCCAAAAGGTGAGATAAAACCAACTCCAGAAGAGAGACTATTAAGAGCAATTTTTGGTGATAAAGCAGGACATGTTATAAATAAATCTTTATATTGCCCAACTTCTATGGAAGGAACAGTTGTAGATGTTAAAGTATTTACAAAAAAAGGTTACGAGAAGTGTGAAAGAGCAAAAGCTGAGATTGAATTAGAAAAAAATGAGTTAAATCAAAAACATCTTGATAAGCTTTTAATGTTAGATAGAGAAGAGGCTTTAAAAATAAACAATCTTCTTACAAAATCTAAATTAGAAAAAGAGCTAGAGTTAGATGGAAAAGTGTTCAAAAAAGGTGATACTTTAACATTAGATACTCTTTTAAATGTAAATAGATTTGCTATGAAAAAAGTGGTATCTTCTTATGCAAAAGAGATTGAGAAAACTTATAATGATACAAAAGAGTATTTTATAAGACAAAAAGCTGAATTAAGAAGAGATCATGAAGAGAAATTAAATATATTAGAGCATGATGATATTTTATCAAGTGGTGTTATTAAACAAGTAAAAGTTTATATTGCTACAAAAAGAAAGATAAAAGTTGGAGATAAGATGGCTGGGCGACATGGAAACAAAGGTATTGTTTCGAATATCGTTCCAAGAGTAGATATGCCATATTTAGAAGATGGAACAACAGTTGACATTATTTTAAATCCACTAGGAGTTCCTTCTAGGATGAATATTGGTCAAATTATGGAAGTTCACTTAGGTCTTGTAGGAAGAAGATTAGGAAAACAAATTCAACATATATATGAAGCAAAAAAAGGTGAGTACATCGCTGATTTAAGAGCAAAAATGGTTGAAGTTGCAGGAGTTGCAAAACTTATGAATGCTAAGTCATTTGTAGAAAAACTAACTGATGATGAACTTTTAGATTATGCTAGAGATTGGTCAAAAGGTGTAAAATTTGCAACTCAAATCTTTGATGGAGTTGAAGCTTATGACTTTGAGAAACTGTTTGAAATGGCAAAAATAGATAGTGATGGAAAATCTATTTTATACGATGGAAAAACAGGTGAGAGAATGAAAGAGAGAGTAAATGTTGGTTATATGTATATGCTAAAACTTCACCACTTAGTTGATGAAAAAGTTCATGCTAGAAGTACAGGTCCATACTCTTTAGTAACTCAACAACCAGTTGGTGGAAAAGCTCTATTTGGTGGACAAAGATTTGGAGAGATGGAGGTTTGGGCATTAGAAGCTTATGGTGCAACAAATGTACTAAAAGAGATGCTTACAACAAAATCTGATGATGTTGAAGGAAGAACAAGAGCATATAGAGCTATTGCAAATGGTGAAAATGTTCCAGCTTCAGGTGTTCCAGAGACATTCTTTGTTTTAACAAAAGAGTTAAAAGCCTTAGCTTTAGATGTAGAGATTTTTGAAGAGGTAGAAAACAATGAGTAA
- the rplL gene encoding 50S ribosomal protein L7/L12 has translation MAISKEDVLEFISGLSVLELSELVKEFEEKFGVSAQPVAVAGGAVAAVEAAEEKTEFDVIIVDSGDKKINVIKEIRAITGLGLKEAKDAAEQTPSTIKEGISKADADAIKAQLEAAGAKVEVK, from the coding sequence ATGGCAATTTCTAAAGAAGACGTTTTAGAATTTATTTCTGGTTTATCTGTATTAGAGTTATCAGAATTAGTAAAAGAGTTTGAAGAAAAATTTGGAGTATCTGCACAACCTGTAGCAGTTGCTGGTGGAGCAGTTGCTGCTGTTGAAGCTGCTGAAGAGAAAACTGAATTCGATGTAATTATAGTTGATTCAGGAGATAAAAAAATCAATGTAATTAAAGAGATTAGAGCAATTACTGGTTTAGGATTAAAAGAAGCTAAAGATGCTGCTGAGCAAACTCCTTCAACAATTAAAGAAGGAATCTCTAAAGCTGATGCTGATGCAATTAAAGCTCAACTTGAAGCTGCTGGTGCAAAAGTAGAAGTTAAATAA
- the rplJ gene encoding 50S ribosomal protein L10, translating to MTRQEKSEIIDFLSLEFKNSLAVVVCDYKGLTHKELESLRREAKANNTKVQVIKNTLVAKAVAKADLGDIDLCGTNIYLWSEDQISACKVADKFVTSMKDKFSIKSGIIEGQICDAARVNAFAKLPSREELLGMLASVWMAPVRNFTIGLDALRRKKEEEAA from the coding sequence ATGACTAGACAAGAAAAATCAGAAATTATAGACTTTTTATCTCTTGAGTTTAAAAACTCTTTAGCTGTTGTTGTTTGTGACTATAAAGGACTTACTCATAAAGAGTTAGAAAGTTTAAGAAGAGAAGCAAAAGCAAATAATACAAAAGTTCAAGTTATTAAAAATACTTTAGTGGCTAAAGCTGTTGCTAAAGCAGATTTAGGAGATATTGATTTATGTGGAACAAATATCTATTTATGGTCAGAAGATCAAATTTCAGCTTGTAAAGTAGCTGATAAATTTGTAACTTCTATGAAAGATAAATTCTCTATTAAATCAGGAATTATTGAAGGTCAAATTTGCGATGCTGCTAGAGTTAATGCATTTGCTAAATTACCATCAAGAGAAGAACTTCTTGGAATGCTTGCATCTGTATGGATGGCACCTGTTAGAAACTTTACTATTGGTCTGGATGCACTTAGAAGAAAGAAAGAAGAAGAGGCTGCTTAA
- the rplA gene encoding 50S ribosomal protein L1, which produces MAKVSKRYKALNAKVEDRKYSLADACSLVKDLKSAKFDESVEIALNLNVDPRHADQMIRGAVVLPNGTGKTVRVAVFAKGVKMDEAKAAGADIVGNDDLAEAIQAGNIDFDVLVATPDCMGIVGKVGRILGPKGLMPNPKTGTVTMDVTKAVNDAKGGQVTYRVDKKGNMQAAIGKVSFSAEAIKENAEAFIGAINKAKPSTAKGRYIANAAISLTMSPSIVLDNMELLEIR; this is translated from the coding sequence ATGGCAAAAGTTTCAAAAAGATATAAAGCGTTAAATGCAAAAGTTGAAGATAGAAAATACTCTTTAGCTGATGCTTGTAGTTTAGTAAAAGATTTAAAATCTGCTAAATTTGATGAGAGTGTAGAAATTGCACTTAATCTAAATGTAGATCCAAGACATGCGGATCAGATGATTAGAGGAGCAGTTGTTCTTCCAAATGGTACAGGAAAAACTGTAAGAGTTGCTGTTTTTGCAAAAGGTGTAAAAATGGATGAAGCAAAAGCTGCTGGTGCTGATATTGTTGGAAACGATGATTTAGCTGAGGCTATTCAAGCTGGAAACATTGATTTTGATGTATTAGTTGCAACTCCTGATTGTATGGGAATTGTAGGAAAAGTTGGAAGAATTTTAGGGCCAAAAGGTTTAATGCCAAATCCAAAAACTGGAACAGTTACAATGGATGTTACAAAAGCAGTAAACGATGCAAAAGGTGGTCAAGTTACATATAGAGTTGATAAAAAAGGTAATATGCAAGCTGCTATTGGAAAAGTTTCTTTTAGTGCAGAAGCTATCAAAGAGAATGCAGAAGCATTTATTGGAGCTATCAACAAAGCTAAACCTTCAACTGCAAAAGGAAGATATATTGCTAATGCAGCAATTAGTTTAACGATGAGCCCATCTATTGTTTTAGATAATATGGAATTATTAGAGATTAGATAA
- the rplK gene encoding 50S ribosomal protein L11, protein MAKKVQGYLKLQIPAGAANPSPPVGPALGQRGVNIMEFCKAFNEKTKDKAGYRLPVILTIYTDKSFTFEVKQPPMTELIKKVSGVKKGSSNPLKQKIGKLSKEQIMEIVDMKIKDLNTTDREVAAKIVAGSARSIGIDTEL, encoded by the coding sequence ATGGCTAAGAAAGTTCAAGGATATTTAAAACTGCAAATACCAGCAGGAGCAGCAAATCCATCACCACCAGTAGGACCAGCTTTAGGTCAAAGAGGTGTTAATATTATGGAATTTTGTAAAGCATTTAATGAAAAAACTAAAGATAAAGCTGGATATAGATTACCAGTTATTCTTACAATTTATACAGATAAAAGCTTTACATTTGAAGTAAAACAACCACCAATGACAGAACTTATTAAAAAAGTTTCAGGAGTTAAAAAAGGAAGTAGCAATCCACTTAAACAAAAAATTGGAAAGTTATCAAAAGAACAAATTATGGAAATCGTTGATATGAAAATCAAAGATTTAAATACTACAGATAGAGAAGTTGCTGCAAAAATTGTTGCAGGAAGTGCAAGATCTATAGGAATTGATACAGAGTTATAA
- the nusG gene encoding transcription termination/antitermination protein NusG codes for MAHKWYAIQTYSGSELSVKKAILKLKDEMADDRIAEVLVPTEDLIEVKKGKKTIIERPLYPAYAFAKIDLDTALWHRIQSMPKVGRFIGESKKPTALSEKDINLILEKAKNKAAAKPKISFDEGEMVRINEGPFANFNGIVEDFDLVSGVLKLNVSIFGRNTPVEISYTQVERIV; via the coding sequence ATGGCACATAAATGGTATGCAATTCAGACATATTCAGGAAGTGAATTATCTGTAAAAAAAGCTATATTAAAATTAAAAGATGAGATGGCTGATGATAGAATTGCTGAAGTATTAGTACCAACTGAAGATTTAATAGAAGTAAAAAAAGGTAAAAAAACAATTATAGAAAGACCTTTATACCCAGCTTATGCCTTTGCTAAAATCGATTTAGATACAGCTTTATGGCATAGAATTCAATCAATGCCAAAAGTTGGAAGATTTATTGGTGAATCAAAAAAACCAACAGCTTTAAGTGAAAAAGATATTAATCTTATTTTAGAAAAAGCAAAAAATAAAGCTGCTGCTAAGCCAAAAATCTCTTTTGATGAGGGAGAAATGGTTAGAATTAATGAAGGACCATTTGCAAACTTTAATGGAATAGTAGAGGATTTTGATTTGGTTTCTGGTGTTTTAAAACTGAATGTATCAATATTTGGAAGAAATACACCAGTTGAAATCTCTTATACGCAAGTAGAGAGAATAGTTTAA
- the secE gene encoding preprotein translocase subunit SecE — translation MSKTSSYLNNVKSELSKVIFPIKTQIRTAYISVFIVVTVIALYLAMIDGAMSFTLSSVIK, via the coding sequence GTGAGTAAAACTAGTAGCTATTTAAACAATGTAAAATCAGAATTATCTAAGGTTATTTTTCCAATAAAAACACAAATAAGAACTGCTTATATATCTGTATTTATTGTTGTTACTGTTATAGCTCTATATCTTGCAATGATTGATGGAGCAATGTCTTTTACTCTGTCTTCTGTAATTAAATAA
- the rpmG gene encoding 50S ribosomal protein L33 translates to MRIKIGLKCQESGDINYTTWKNPKTHTEKFEVRKYCPRLKKHTTHKEVKLKS, encoded by the coding sequence ATTAGAATTAAAATTGGATTAAAATGTCAAGAGAGTGGAGATATTAACTACACTACTTGGAAAAATCCAAAAACTCATACTGAAAAGTTTGAGGTTAGAAAATATTGTCCAAGATTGAAAAAACATACTACTCATAAAGAAGTAAAGTTAAAATCTTAA
- the tuf gene encoding elongation factor Tu — MAKEKFSRNKPHVNIGTIGHVDHGKTTTTAAISAVLAVKYGGEMRDYDQIDNAPEERERGITIATSHIEYETDKRHYAHVDCPGHADYVKNMITGAAQMDGAILVIASTDGPMAQTREHILLSKQVGVPYIVVFLNKEDQLDPADKDEMLELVEMEIRELLSTYDFPGDDTPIVAGSAFQALEEAKKGVVGEWGEKIVALMNAVDEYIPTPERDTEKPFLMPVEDVFSISGRGTVVTGRIELGTIKVGEEIEIVGFGDTRKTTVTGVEMFRKEMDQGQAGDNCGILLRGVKKEEVERGQVLCKPGTIKPHTEFKCEVYILSKEEGGRHTPFFSGYRPQFYVRTTDVTGSCVLNEGTEMVMPGDNVEMTVTLVAPIALEKGTKFAIREGGRTVGAGVVSEIIK; from the coding sequence ATGGCAAAAGAAAAGTTTTCAAGAAATAAACCGCACGTAAATATCGGTACAATCGGTCACGTTGACCACGGTAAAACTACTACTACAGCAGCAATATCTGCAGTATTAGCTGTAAAATATGGTGGAGAGATGAGAGATTATGATCAAATCGATAATGCTCCAGAAGAGAGAGAAAGAGGAATTACTATTGCTACTTCTCATATTGAGTATGAAACTGACAAAAGACACTATGCACACGTAGATTGTCCAGGTCACGCCGATTATGTTAAAAATATGATTACAGGTGCTGCTCAAATGGATGGAGCTATCTTAGTTATCGCTTCAACAGATGGTCCTATGGCACAAACTAGAGAGCATATCTTACTTTCTAAACAAGTTGGAGTTCCATATATAGTTGTATTCTTAAATAAAGAAGATCAATTAGATCCAGCTGATAAAGATGAGATGCTAGAATTAGTTGAAATGGAGATTAGAGAGTTACTTTCAACTTATGATTTCCCAGGTGATGATACTCCAATCGTTGCTGGATCTGCATTCCAAGCTTTAGAAGAGGCAAAAAAAGGTGTTGTTGGTGAGTGGGGAGAAAAAATCGTTGCATTAATGAATGCAGTTGATGAATATATTCCAACACCAGAAAGAGATACTGAAAAACCATTCTTAATGCCTGTAGAAGATGTATTCTCAATCTCAGGAAGAGGAACTGTTGTTACTGGAAGAATTGAACTTGGAACTATTAAAGTTGGTGAAGAGATCGAAATCGTTGGATTTGGAGATACTAGAAAAACTACGGTTACTGGTGTTGAAATGTTTAGAAAAGAGATGGATCAAGGTCAAGCTGGAGACAACTGTGGTATTCTTTTAAGAGGTGTTAAAAAAGAAGAGGTTGAAAGAGGACAAGTTCTTTGTAAGCCAGGTACAATTAAACCTCATACAGAATTTAAATGTGAAGTTTATATTCTTTCAAAAGAAGAGGGTGGAAGACATACTCCATTCTTTAGTGGATATAGACCACAATTCTATGTTAGAACAACAGACGTTACAGGTTCTTGTGTACTAAATGAAGGTACTGAGATGGTTATGCCAGGTGATAATGTTGAGATGACTGTTACTTTAGTTGCTCCAATTGCTCTTGAAAAAGGAACTAAGTTCGCTATTAGAGAAGGTGGAAGAACTGTTGGTGCTGGAGTTGTTTCAGAAATTATTAAATAA
- the murD gene encoding UDP-N-acetylmuramoyl-L-alanine--D-glutamate ligase produces MENLRILGKGKTALALKKRFPNADLYDDNDFESFDKNSDDLTVVSPGIPPYNKLVLASKNIISDYDLFYDEMPFTIWISGTNGKTTTTQMCQYLLEKFDSCYGGNIGVPLSGLNKDKKIWILETSSFTLHYTKKAKPNIYILLPITEDHITWHGTFDEYKKAKLKPLELMCETDIAIIPEIYKGIKTSAYVIYYNSSDDLCKHFKIDKSKIKFNEPFLLDAIMAMVSRKIIFDDVDYDLINSYTIDKHKVEEFKDAKNRLWIDDSKATNYDATINALVPYKDKNIHIILGGDDKGASLKPLFENIKELDIVVYAIGSNTKRVLNYCKEFNIACVECEYLEVAVENIDKNLKKNSIGILSPAAASLDQFKSYAHRGEEFKKFVKNLS; encoded by the coding sequence ATGGAAAATTTAAGAATTTTAGGAAAAGGGAAAACAGCACTTGCTTTGAAAAAAAGATTCCCAAATGCTGATTTATATGATGACAATGATTTTGAATCTTTTGATAAAAATTCAGACGATTTAACAGTTGTAAGTCCTGGAATACCACCTTATAATAAGTTGGTACTTGCTTCAAAAAATATTATTAGTGATTATGATCTATTTTATGATGAAATGCCTTTTACTATTTGGATTAGTGGAACTAATGGTAAAACAACAACAACACAAATGTGTCAATATCTACTAGAGAAATTTGATTCATGTTATGGTGGGAATATAGGCGTTCCTCTTAGTGGTTTAAATAAAGATAAGAAGATTTGGATACTTGAAACATCCTCTTTTACACTTCATTATACAAAAAAAGCAAAACCAAATATCTATATTCTTTTACCAATAACAGAAGATCATATAACTTGGCATGGAACTTTTGATGAATATAAAAAAGCAAAATTAAAACCTTTAGAGTTAATGTGTGAAACTGATATTGCAATTATTCCAGAAATATATAAAGGTATTAAAACTTCTGCTTATGTAATATATTATAATTCAAGTGATGATTTATGTAAGCATTTCAAAATTGATAAAAGTAAAATAAAATTCAATGAGCCATTTTTATTAGATGCAATAATGGCAATGGTTTCAAGAAAAATAATATTTGATGATGTTGATTATGATTTAATAAACTCTTATACAATAGATAAGCATAAAGTTGAAGAGTTTAAAGATGCTAAAAATAGATTATGGATTGATGATAGCAAAGCTACAAACTATGATGCAACAATAAATGCATTAGTTCCATATAAGGATAAAAATATACATATTATTCTTGGAGGAGATGATAAAGGTGCAAGCTTAAAACCACTTTTTGAAAATATAAAAGAGTTAGATATTGTAGTTTATGCAATAGGGAGCAATACAAAAAGAGTTTTAAATTATTGTAAAGAATTTAATATAGCTTGTGTAGAGTGTGAGTATTTAGAAGTTGCAGTTGAAAATATTGATAAAAATTTGAAAAAAAATAGTATAGGAATACTTTCACCAGCAGCAGCATCACTTGACCAATTCAAATCTTATGCGCACAGGGGCGAAGAATTTAAGAAATTTGTAAAAAATTTAAGTTGA
- the mraY gene encoding phospho-N-acetylmuramoyl-pentapeptide-transferase — translation MFYWLYRHLEINIFQYISVRAGISFFLAFVLTMYLMPKFIVWAKSKKASQPIYELAPQAHQAKAGTPTMGGVVFIFSTIIATILTAKLNNFYIVGGLLTLAFFSLIGIKDDLSKILKAKNSAGLSARMKLFLQFLSAGFVVALLFYFGHTSDLYVPFYKFPIFEMGVFAIVFWMFIIVGSSNAVNLTDGLDGLATVPSILAFSTLSILVYVVGHIGFANYLLMPSISIAGELAIMGAAIIGALIGFLWFNAYPAEVFMGDSGSLPLGAFMGYLAIVAKSEILLIAIGFIFVLETVSVMLQVGSYKLRQKRVFLMAPIHHHFEQKGWKENKIIVRFWIISFMANLVALLSLKLR, via the coding sequence TTGTTTTACTGGCTCTATAGACATTTAGAAATCAATATTTTTCAATATATTTCAGTTCGTGCAGGAATTAGCTTCTTTTTAGCTTTTGTTTTAACTATGTATTTAATGCCAAAATTTATAGTATGGGCAAAGAGTAAAAAAGCTTCTCAACCAATATATGAATTAGCACCACAGGCTCACCAAGCAAAAGCGGGAACTCCTACTATGGGAGGAGTTGTTTTTATATTTTCTACAATTATTGCCACAATTTTAACAGCAAAATTAAACAATTTTTATATTGTTGGTGGACTTTTAACTTTAGCTTTTTTTTCATTAATTGGAATAAAAGATGATTTATCAAAAATTTTAAAAGCAAAAAATAGTGCAGGACTTAGTGCAAGAATGAAACTTTTTTTACAGTTTTTGAGTGCAGGATTTGTTGTTGCATTGCTATTTTATTTTGGGCATACAAGCGATTTATATGTACCATTTTATAAATTTCCTATTTTTGAAATGGGAGTTTTTGCTATTGTTTTTTGGATGTTTATAATTGTGGGATCTTCAAATGCAGTAAATCTTACAGATGGACTAGATGGTTTAGCAACAGTTCCATCAATTTTAGCATTTTCAACTTTATCAATTTTAGTTTATGTTGTTGGACATATTGGTTTTGCAAACTATTTATTAATGCCAAGTATTAGTATAGCTGGAGAGTTAGCAATTATGGGAGCTGCAATTATTGGTGCTTTGATTGGATTTTTATGGTTTAATGCTTATCCTGCTGAAGTTTTTATGGGAGATAGTGGTTCTTTACCTTTAGGTGCATTTATGGGTTATTTAGCAATTGTTGCAAAATCTGAAATTTTACTTATAGCTATTGGCTTTATTTTTGTCTTAGAGACAGTTTCAGTTATGTTACAAGTTGGTTCGTATAAATTAAGACAAAAAAGAGTTTTTTTAATGGCACCTATTCATCACCATTTTGAGCAAAAAGGCTGGAAAGAGAATAAAATAATTGTGCGATTTTGGATAATATCTTTTATGGCAAATCTTGTTGCATTATTAAGCTTAAAGTTGAGATAA